From the Prunus dulcis chromosome 4, ALMONDv2, whole genome shotgun sequence genome, one window contains:
- the LOC117626087 gene encoding probable serine/threonine-protein kinase abkC, which yields MSRFLTFRGFRKVANSVVTSQKHSCPEADKYGTFVRVGLRLPQYRFYRDYTFPARGNTPFSLYNTANIFCRSNYSRSFAIIPARSAVKHHAQLAWKRLSDRFSFNGRGFSGITNIAQAFSLAVTRSNLILPGIFAITSGKLAWAQRSFSETDYHPSPNTLYMRAQDGHAFMTSLVFSVFEGAILVMRALYLGILFSPSIMMAAFADCCGPEFRRLWLHVVHRTLELAGPAFIKWGQWAATRPDLFPRDLCTKLSELHTKAPEHSFAYTKKTIERAFGRKLPEIFDNFEEKPVASGSIAQVHRATLRFRYPGQQVKPIVVAVKVRHPGVGESIRRDFVIINLVAKISKFIPALKWWRLDESVQQFAVFMMSQVDLAREAAHLSRFIYNFRRWKDVSFPKPLYPLVHPAVLVETYEQGECVSHYVDDLEGHDRIKSALAHIGTHALLKMLLVDNFIHADMHPGNILVRVAQSKSSRKRLFKSKPHVIFLDVGMTAELSKSDRVNLVEFFKAVALRDGRTAAECTLRLSKQQKCPDPKAFIEEVEESFAFWGTPEGDLVHPAECMQQLLEKVRRHRVNVDGNVCTVMVTTLVLEGWQRKLDPGYNVMQTLQTLLLKADWAKSLSYTIEGLMAP from the exons ATGTCAAG ATTTTTGACGTTCAGAGGTTTTAGGAAAGTTGCGAATTCCGTTGTTACAAGCCAGAAACACAGCTGTCCAGAAGCGGACAAGTATGGGACATTTGTTAGAGTTGGCCTCCGTCTTCCCCAATACAGATTCTACAGGGACTATACGTTTCCTGCTAGAGGAAATACCCCATTCTCATTGTACAATACCGCCAACATTTTTTGCCGTAGTAATTATTCCAGGAGTTTTGCGATCATTCCAGCAAGAAGTGCAGTGAAACATCATGCCCAACTTGCTTGGAAAAGGCTCTCCGAtagattttcttttaatgGTCGTGGATTTTCAGGTATAACTAATATTGCTCAAGCTTTCAGCTTGGCTGTAACCCGCTCTAATCTCATACTTCCTGGTATTTTTGCCATCACAAGTGGGAAACTAGCATGGGCGCAGAGGTCTTTTTCAGAAACGGACTACCACCCATCACCAAATACATTGTACATGCGTGCACAAGATGGACATGCTTTTATGACCTCATTAGTGTTTTCAGTTTTCGAAGGTGCAATCTTGGTCATGAGAGCACTCTATCTAGGGATTTTGTTCTCCCCCAGTATAATGATGGCTGCTTTTGCTGACTGTTGTGGACCTGAGTTTAGGAGATTGTGGCTTCATGTTGTTCACCGTACATTGGAATTGGCAGGTCCAGCTTTCATCAAATGGGGTCAATGGGCAGCTACACGGCCTGATCTCTTCCCGAGAGATTTATGCACCAAGCTCTCAGAGCTTCACACCAAAGCTCCTGAACATAGCTTTGCCTACACGAAGAAAACTATCGAACGAGCGTTTGGCCGCAAGCTCCCTGAGatttttgataattttgaaGAGAAACCAGTAGCATCTGGAAGTATTGCTCAAGTGCATCGAGCTACTTTAAGATTTAGGTACCCTGGTCAACAGGTGAAGCCCATAGTAGTTGCCGTAAAGGTTAGGCATCCTGGTGTTGGTGAATCGATTAGGAgagattttgttataatcaaTCTGGTagcaaaaatttcaaagttcaTTCCTGCTTTAAAGTGGTGGAGATTGGATGAGAGTGTACAGCAGTTTGCAGTTTTTATGATGTCTCAAGTTGATCTTGCAAGGGAAGCTGCCCATTTGAGTcgctttatatataatttccgtagatggaaggaTGTCTCTTTCCCCAAGCCTTTGTATCCACTTGTGCATCCTGCTGTTTTGGTGGAAACTTATGAACAAGGGGAATGTGTCTCACACTATGTCGATGATCTTGAAGGCCATGATCGGATTAAATCTGCACTTGCTCACATTGGGACACACGCACTTTTGAAGATGCTCCTg GTGGACAACTTTATTCATGCAGACATGCATCCTGGAAATATCCTTGTCCGGGTGGCTCAGAGCAAGTCTTCTCGGAAGCGACTCTTCAAATCAAAGCCTCATGTCATTTTCCTTGACGTAGGCATGACTGCTGAACTCTCTAAAAGTGATAGAGTAAATTTAGTGGAATTTTTCAAGGCTGTTGCTCTTCGTGATGGGCGTACTGCTGCTGAGTGCACGCTCAGACTATCAAAGCAACAGAAGTGCCCAGATCCGAAGGCTTTCATTGAG GAAGTGGAGGAGTCATTTGCTTTCTGGGGTACTCCAGAAGGTGATCTGGTCCATCCTGCTGAGTGCATGCAGCAGTTACTGGAGAAAGTTAGGCGTCATAGAGTCAATGTTGATGGCAATGTCTGTACTGTCATGGTAACCACTTTGGTTCTTGAG GGATGGCAGCGGAAACTTGATCCCGGGTACAATGTCATGCAAACTTTGCAAACACTGCTTCTCAAAGCTGACTGGGCAAAGTCCCTTTCCTACACGATTGAGGGGCTAATGGCTCCGTAA